A genomic window from Nocardioides rotundus includes:
- a CDS encoding LicD family protein produces the protein MDRPRASAGLPEGVLRATLEPLFPVPAGQRIGGVLVRRGPVVAGEARVLVGATEVPVEWGLTSPRAGQRFPGAHDPGHSRFRATADPGLTGPARLVVRGPDGDDVVLATLDRPWAPADPGLDTLPAIAAAVDSWVESGERPEGGHERLLAGLGAVPVADRDRRWVETFTLANLAFRALPRQAFQDLVRLRRAHAEEDDLPAFARFWGRAERALDGQVLTAHGYEPAIAERPADQVWREVADVCSAVRERGLEVYLCAGTLLGLVRDGAPIPYDYDADVTVLLPGPTADAAAEQFWRFKERLAADGLLSTAYERKERHHARIISDSGLPVDLFPGWVDDDGRLRAWPYSAGTVRAAEVLPLERETVTGHDLPVPRVPDAVLAANYGADWRHPDPVFRFDWLTAREALADWVAASAERRGRSPLRDVPPGEA, from the coding sequence ATGGACCGACCGCGAGCCTCTGCCGGGCTGCCCGAGGGCGTGCTCCGCGCGACGCTGGAGCCGCTCTTCCCGGTCCCGGCCGGCCAGCGGATCGGCGGCGTCCTGGTCCGCCGTGGACCGGTGGTCGCGGGCGAGGCCCGGGTGCTGGTCGGGGCGACGGAGGTGCCGGTCGAGTGGGGCCTCACCTCGCCCAGGGCCGGGCAGCGCTTCCCGGGTGCGCACGACCCGGGCCACAGTCGCTTCCGCGCGACCGCCGACCCCGGGCTCACCGGGCCGGCCCGGCTGGTGGTGCGCGGCCCTGACGGCGACGACGTGGTGCTCGCGACGCTCGACCGGCCGTGGGCGCCGGCCGACCCGGGACTGGACACGCTGCCCGCGATCGCGGCCGCCGTGGACTCCTGGGTCGAGTCCGGCGAGCGCCCCGAGGGCGGGCACGAGCGGCTGCTCGCCGGGTTGGGCGCCGTACCCGTGGCCGACCGCGACCGTCGGTGGGTGGAGACGTTCACCCTGGCCAACCTCGCCTTCCGGGCCCTGCCGCGTCAGGCCTTCCAGGACCTGGTGCGCCTGCGCCGAGCCCATGCCGAGGAGGACGACCTCCCGGCCTTCGCCCGGTTCTGGGGGCGTGCGGAGCGGGCGCTCGACGGGCAGGTGCTGACCGCGCACGGCTACGAGCCCGCGATCGCCGAGCGGCCCGCCGACCAGGTCTGGCGCGAGGTCGCGGACGTCTGCTCGGCGGTGCGGGAGCGGGGACTGGAGGTCTACCTCTGTGCCGGGACGCTGCTCGGCCTGGTGCGTGACGGAGCGCCGATCCCCTACGACTACGACGCCGACGTGACGGTCCTGCTGCCCGGCCCGACCGCCGACGCCGCGGCCGAGCAGTTCTGGCGGTTCAAGGAGCGGTTGGCCGCGGACGGCCTGCTGTCCACGGCGTATGAGCGCAAGGAGCGCCACCATGCGCGCATCATCAGCGATTCCGGGCTGCCGGTCGACCTCTTCCCAGGCTGGGTGGACGACGACGGCCGGCTGCGGGCCTGGCCCTACAGCGCGGGCACGGTTCGGGCCGCGGAGGTCCTGCCCCTCGAGCGCGAGACGGTCACCGGCCACGACCTGCCGGTGCCGCGGGTCCCGGACGCGGTGCTGGCAGCGAACTACGGCGCCGACTGGCGACACCCGGACCCGGTGTTCCGGTTCGACTGGCTGACCGCACGAGAGGCCCTGGCCGACTGGGTCGCCGCCTCCGCCGAACGGCGTGGACGCTCACCACTCCGGGACGTTCCTCCGGGCGAGGCCTGA
- the mfd gene encoding transcription-repair coupling factor has protein sequence MADAREGTEPALDLTGPPALRPFVVAGLVGAGRTVLAVTVTSREAEDLVAELGSLVDPATVALYPSWETLPHERLSPRSDTVGQRLAVLRRLRHPGDDPANGPLSVVVAPIRSVLQPQVQGLADLTPVELATGDEQPIEAVVQSLVDAAYSRVDLVERRGEFAVRGGIVDVFPPTEEHPLRVEFWGDEVEEIRSFSVADQRTLEPVGRLWAPPCRELLLTEEVRRRAAALGEANPQLLELTDKLAQGIAVEGMESLAPALVDEMELLVDLLPADTHVVVLDPERARSRAHDLVATSEEFLGASWAAAASGGEAPIDLSGASYRTVSDVRSTVLGQGKSWWTLSPFGIADESEAGTSGADADADEGAVPSRQLAAVPAREYRGDVDAAIADVGRWAAGGLRVTTVHAGPGPAQRMVEALGERDVPARLVVSTGSTSEGGSTGEGGSTSEGGSTGEGGSTSEGGSTGEGEQWAPGVVTVTTGTLAHGFLDEERGLVLLTGDDLTGQKASTRDMRAMPARRKQQVDPLELKAGDYVVHEQHGVGRFVEMRQREVGGATREYLVLEYGASKRGGPPDRLYVPADSLDQVTRYVGGEQPSLDRLGGGDWTKRKNRARRAVREIAAELIKLYAARQATKGHRFGPDSPWQRELEDAFPFVETPDQLTTVDEVKSDMMQTVPMDRLVCGDVGYGKTEIAVRAAFKAVQDGKQVVVLVPTTLLVQQHFSTFTERMAGFPVEIRGLSRFQTEREAREVMAGLADGTVDIVIGTHRLLNPDVRVKDLGLIIVDEEQRFGVEHKEQMKRLRTSVDVLSMSATPIPRTLEMAVTGIREMSTITTPPEERHPVLTYVGAYEDRQVIAAIRRELLREGQVFFIHNRVQSIEKAAARIRELVPEARVGVAHGQMGEHQLEQVMLDFWEKRFDVLVCTTIVESGLDVSNANTMIIERADTLGLSQLHQLRGRVGRSRERAYAYFLYPAEKPLTETAHERLATLAQHSDLGGGMAIAMKDLEIRGAGNLLGGEQSGHIADVGFDLYVRLVGEAVADFKGDGGEELSEVRIELPVDAHLPHDYIPSERLRLEMYKRLAEVRSDDDVDLLLAEMQDRYGEPPQEVASLLLVARFRARAREAGIGEVTIAGRNVRFAPVDLPESRVLRLYPKSIVKPQLDTVLVPRPQTAKVGGRPLDGIALLEWARQVIDSVIDPRESTA, from the coding sequence ATGGCGGACGCCCGCGAGGGCACCGAGCCCGCGCTCGACCTCACCGGCCCCCCGGCCCTGCGGCCGTTCGTGGTGGCCGGCCTGGTCGGCGCCGGCCGCACCGTGCTGGCGGTGACCGTGACCTCGCGGGAGGCCGAGGACCTGGTCGCCGAGCTCGGCTCGCTGGTGGACCCCGCGACGGTGGCGCTCTACCCCAGCTGGGAGACGCTGCCGCACGAGCGGCTCTCGCCCCGCAGCGACACCGTCGGCCAGCGGCTCGCCGTCCTCCGGCGCCTCCGGCACCCCGGCGACGACCCCGCCAACGGCCCGCTCTCGGTGGTCGTCGCGCCGATCCGCTCGGTGCTGCAGCCGCAGGTGCAGGGCCTGGCCGACCTGACCCCGGTCGAGCTCGCCACTGGTGATGAGCAGCCGATCGAGGCGGTCGTCCAGAGCCTCGTCGACGCGGCGTACTCCCGGGTCGACCTGGTCGAGCGGCGCGGCGAGTTCGCCGTCCGCGGCGGCATCGTCGACGTCTTCCCGCCGACCGAGGAGCACCCGCTGCGGGTGGAGTTCTGGGGCGACGAGGTCGAGGAGATCCGCTCCTTCTCCGTCGCCGACCAGCGCACCCTCGAGCCGGTCGGCCGGCTGTGGGCGCCGCCGTGCCGGGAGCTGTTGCTCACCGAGGAGGTACGGCGCCGCGCCGCCGCGCTGGGCGAGGCGAACCCGCAGCTACTCGAGCTCACCGACAAGCTCGCGCAGGGCATCGCCGTCGAGGGCATGGAGTCCCTCGCCCCGGCGCTGGTCGACGAGATGGAGCTGCTGGTCGACCTGCTCCCCGCCGACACGCACGTGGTCGTCCTCGACCCCGAGCGGGCCCGCTCGCGCGCCCACGACCTGGTCGCCACCTCCGAGGAGTTCCTCGGCGCCTCGTGGGCCGCCGCCGCGAGCGGGGGCGAGGCGCCCATCGACCTCAGCGGCGCGTCGTACCGCACCGTCTCCGACGTCCGCAGCACGGTGCTCGGGCAGGGGAAGTCCTGGTGGACGCTGAGCCCGTTCGGCATCGCCGACGAATCCGAGGCCGGCACGTCAGGCGCGGACGCCGACGCCGACGAGGGCGCCGTCCCGTCCCGTCAGCTGGCCGCCGTGCCCGCCCGGGAGTACCGCGGCGACGTCGATGCCGCGATCGCCGACGTCGGCCGCTGGGCCGCCGGCGGCCTCCGGGTCACCACCGTGCACGCGGGACCCGGGCCGGCGCAGCGGATGGTCGAGGCGCTCGGGGAGCGCGACGTGCCGGCGCGGCTGGTGGTCTCGACAGGCTCGACCAGCGAGGGGGGCTCGACCGGCGAGGGGGGCTCGACCAGCGAGGGGGGCTCGACCGGCGAGGGGGGCTCGACCAGCGAGGGGGGCTCGACCGGCGAAGGTGAGCAGTGGGCCCCCGGCGTCGTCACCGTCACCACCGGCACCCTGGCCCACGGGTTCCTCGACGAGGAGCGCGGGCTGGTCCTCCTCACCGGCGACGACCTCACCGGGCAGAAGGCCTCCACCCGCGACATGCGCGCCATGCCCGCGCGCCGCAAGCAGCAGGTCGACCCGCTGGAGCTCAAGGCCGGCGACTACGTGGTGCACGAGCAGCACGGCGTCGGGCGGTTCGTGGAGATGCGGCAGCGCGAGGTCGGGGGCGCGACCCGGGAGTACCTCGTCCTGGAGTACGGCGCCTCCAAGCGCGGTGGCCCCCCGGACCGGCTCTACGTCCCGGCCGACAGCCTGGACCAGGTCACCCGCTACGTCGGCGGCGAGCAGCCCAGCCTGGACCGGCTCGGCGGCGGCGACTGGACCAAGCGGAAGAACCGCGCCCGCCGGGCGGTGCGCGAGATCGCCGCGGAGCTGATCAAGCTCTACGCCGCCCGCCAGGCCACCAAGGGCCACCGGTTCGGCCCGGACTCCCCGTGGCAGCGCGAGCTCGAGGACGCCTTCCCGTTCGTCGAGACGCCGGACCAGCTGACCACCGTCGACGAGGTCAAGTCCGACATGATGCAGACGGTGCCGATGGACCGGCTGGTCTGCGGCGACGTCGGATACGGCAAGACCGAGATCGCCGTGCGGGCGGCCTTCAAGGCGGTGCAGGACGGCAAGCAGGTCGTCGTACTCGTCCCCACCACCCTGCTGGTGCAGCAGCACTTCTCCACCTTCACCGAGCGGATGGCCGGGTTCCCGGTCGAGATCCGCGGCCTGTCCCGCTTCCAGACCGAGCGCGAGGCCCGCGAGGTGATGGCCGGGCTGGCCGACGGCACCGTCGACATCGTCATCGGCACCCACCGGCTGCTCAACCCCGACGTCCGGGTCAAGGACCTCGGGCTGATCATCGTCGACGAGGAGCAGCGCTTCGGCGTCGAGCACAAGGAGCAGATGAAGCGGCTGCGCACCAGCGTGGACGTGCTCTCGATGAGCGCCACCCCGATCCCGCGGACCCTGGAGATGGCGGTCACCGGCATCCGGGAGATGTCGACCATCACCACGCCGCCGGAGGAGCGGCACCCGGTGCTGACCTACGTCGGGGCGTATGAGGACCGGCAGGTGATCGCCGCGATCCGGCGCGAGCTGCTGCGCGAGGGGCAGGTCTTCTTCATCCACAACCGGGTGCAGTCGATCGAGAAGGCGGCCGCCCGGATCCGCGAGCTGGTCCCCGAGGCGCGCGTGGGCGTGGCGCACGGCCAGATGGGCGAGCACCAGCTGGAGCAGGTGATGCTGGACTTCTGGGAGAAGCGCTTCGATGTTCTGGTGTGCACCACCATCGTCGAGTCCGGCCTGGACGTCTCCAACGCCAACACGATGATCATCGAGCGGGCCGACACCCTCGGCCTCTCCCAGCTGCACCAGCTGCGCGGCCGGGTCGGCCGCTCCCGGGAGCGGGCCTACGCCTACTTCCTCTACCCGGCCGAGAAGCCGCTCACCGAGACCGCCCACGAGCGGCTGGCCACGCTGGCCCAGCACTCCGACCTCGGCGGCGGCATGGCGATCGCGATGAAGGACCTGGAGATCCGGGGCGCCGGCAACCTGCTCGGCGGCGAGCAGTCCGGGCACATCGCCGACGTCGGCTTCGACCTCTACGTCCGTCTGGTGGGGGAGGCGGTCGCCGACTTCAAGGGGGACGGCGGCGAGGAGCTCTCCGAGGTCCGGATCGAGCTGCCGGTCGACGCGCACCTGCCGCACGACTACATCCCCAGCGAGCGCCTGCGGCTGGAGATGTACAAGCGCCTGGCCGAGGTTCGCAGCGACGACGACGTCGACCTGCTGCTGGCCGAGATGCAGGACCGGTACGGCGAGCCGCCGCAGGAGGTCGCCTCGCTCCTCCTGGTCGCGCGCTTCCGCGCGCGGGCCCGCGAGGCCGGCATCGGCGAGGTCACCATCGCCGGTCGCAACGTCCGGTTCGCCCCGGTCGACCTGCCGGAGAGCCGGGTGCTGCGGCTCTACCCGAAGTCGATCGTCAAGCCCCAGCTCGACACCGTGCTGGTGCCGCGCCCGCAGACCGCGAAGGTCGGGGGCCGTCCATTGGATGGGATCGCCCTGCTTGAATGGGCCCGGCAGGTGATCGACTCCGTGATCGACCCGCGGGAGAGCACCGCCTGA
- a CDS encoding SurA N-terminal domain-containing protein, with the protein MRTRKVWLAVPACLFLLTGCGSGSPNVAATVGETTIKMSEVDQLAQDYCTATKQAYQQNGVVLPMGTVRRQVVSSLVLREIANQMAEQYDVAPGKGYAQAVQQSRQQSRSMPDAAREAATTIDTTGGYLQDIAVAAAEQALADEGVTGLSQQQVTERAIEMFTSWSDRSPIEVNPKLGVEWSEGTLAPTEGGGLSVPVSEDAKSAQVVQRFENAQSQDEQVELAQQLTGYARTLPPSQRCG; encoded by the coding sequence GTGCGCACGCGCAAAGTCTGGCTGGCCGTCCCGGCCTGCCTGTTCCTGCTGACCGGCTGCGGCAGCGGCAGCCCGAACGTCGCCGCCACCGTGGGGGAGACCACCATCAAGATGAGCGAGGTCGACCAGCTCGCCCAGGACTACTGCACCGCGACCAAGCAGGCCTACCAGCAGAACGGCGTGGTCCTGCCCATGGGCACGGTGCGCCGGCAGGTGGTCTCCAGCCTGGTGCTGCGGGAGATCGCCAACCAGATGGCCGAGCAGTACGACGTCGCGCCGGGCAAGGGCTACGCGCAGGCGGTCCAGCAGAGCCGCCAGCAGTCCCGGTCGATGCCGGACGCCGCGCGCGAGGCCGCCACGACGATCGACACCACCGGGGGCTACCTGCAGGACATCGCGGTCGCCGCTGCCGAGCAGGCGCTGGCGGACGAGGGCGTCACCGGACTGAGCCAGCAGCAGGTGACCGAGCGCGCCATCGAGATGTTCACCAGCTGGTCGGACCGCTCGCCGATCGAGGTCAACCCGAAGCTCGGGGTGGAGTGGTCCGAGGGCACCCTGGCGCCGACCGAGGGCGGCGGCCTCTCGGTGCCGGTCAGCGAGGACGCGAAGTCCGCCCAGGTGGTGCAGCGCTTCGAGAACGCGCAGAGCCAGGACGAGCAGGTCGAGCTCGCCCAGCAGCTGACCGGCTACGCCCGGACCCTCCCGCCGTCGCAGCGCTGCGGCTGA
- a CDS encoding MazG nucleotide pyrophosphohydrolase domain-containing protein, whose protein sequence is MAEADPDPLREFLAVMRRLREECSWKAAQDHRSLVRYLLEEAHETVEAIEQGTPADLREELGDLLLQVYFHAVIAEQAGQFTLDDVARDVTAKMYRRNPHVFGDAPGGTPAEIDAVWQAIKAEEKAGRRTPDEGIPASLPALLYADKVLGRLPSGGVVSTGSTSEGGSGGVVSTGSTSEGGSAGEGGSAGAGGSAGAGGSTREDIGRRLLALVAEAREAGVDPEQALRDAVRALL, encoded by the coding sequence GTGGCCGAGGCTGATCCCGATCCGCTGCGGGAGTTCCTCGCGGTGATGCGGCGGCTGCGCGAGGAGTGCAGCTGGAAGGCCGCGCAGGACCACCGCTCCCTGGTGCGCTATCTCCTGGAGGAGGCGCACGAGACGGTCGAGGCGATCGAGCAGGGCACACCCGCCGACCTGCGCGAGGAGCTCGGCGACCTGCTGCTGCAGGTGTACTTCCACGCCGTGATCGCCGAGCAGGCCGGCCAGTTCACCTTGGACGACGTCGCCCGCGACGTGACCGCGAAGATGTACCGCCGCAACCCGCACGTCTTCGGCGACGCCCCCGGCGGCACCCCCGCCGAGATCGACGCGGTGTGGCAGGCGATCAAGGCGGAGGAGAAGGCGGGCCGCCGTACCCCCGACGAGGGGATCCCGGCCTCCCTGCCCGCGCTGTTGTATGCCGACAAGGTGCTCGGGCGGCTGCCCTCGGGCGGGGTGGTCTCGACAGGCTCGACCAGCGAGGGGGGCTCGGGCGGGGTGGTCTCGACAGGCTCGACCAGCGAGGGGGGCTCGGCCGGCGAGGGGGGCTCGGCCGGCGCGGGGGGCTCAGCCGGCGCGGGGGGCTCGACCCGCGAGGACATCGGGCGGCGGCTGCTCGCGCTGGTCGCCGAGGCGCGGGAGGCGGGGGTCGACCCCGAGCAGGCCCTGCGCGACGCCGTCCGCGCACTCCTCTGA
- a CDS encoding GntR family transcriptional regulator: MTISHPTSRPRAARARLVADVLRHQVLHRAREGRLELPSEPTLADDFGVSRNTVRAALDLLRLEGLVERTPGVGTRAGGGKHPHGLHQLQGLGEVVAEGSLVHNEVRAAGLVRAPGAVAHRLRLGPDEPVVYVERLRTVDGVPMSLDLTYLPRDPGEALLAEDLAHRDVFALLEEITGGGLDGADVILEAVGADQHSASLLRVRPGAPLLMLERLTRLGDGRPVDLEFIRFRGDRITMRSTLRRTPRSPA, from the coding sequence GTGACGATCTCCCACCCCACCTCCCGGCCGCGGGCGGCCCGGGCCCGCCTGGTGGCCGACGTACTCCGCCACCAGGTGCTGCACCGGGCGCGCGAGGGCCGGCTGGAGCTGCCGTCGGAGCCGACGCTGGCCGACGACTTCGGGGTGTCCCGCAACACCGTGCGCGCGGCCTTGGACCTGCTCCGCCTGGAGGGCCTGGTCGAGCGCACGCCGGGGGTCGGCACCCGGGCCGGAGGCGGCAAGCACCCGCACGGCCTGCATCAGCTCCAGGGTCTCGGCGAGGTCGTCGCCGAGGGGTCCCTGGTCCACAACGAGGTCCGCGCGGCGGGCCTTGTCCGGGCGCCCGGCGCCGTGGCCCACCGGCTGCGGCTCGGTCCCGACGAGCCAGTGGTGTACGTCGAGAGGTTGCGCACCGTCGACGGCGTACCCATGTCGCTGGATCTCACCTACCTTCCGCGCGACCCCGGCGAGGCCCTGCTCGCCGAGGACCTGGCCCACCGGGACGTGTTCGCGCTGTTGGAGGAGATCACCGGCGGCGGGCTCGACGGGGCCGACGTGATCCTGGAGGCGGTGGGCGCGGACCAGCATTCCGCGTCGCTGCTCCGGGTCCGGCCGGGCGCCCCTCTGCTCATGCTCGAGCGGTTGACCCGCCTGGGCGACGGACGCCCCGTGGACCTGGAGTTCATCCGGTTCCGCGGCGACCGCATCACCATGCGCAGCACGCTGCGCCGTACCCCGAGGAGCCCCGCATGA
- a CDS encoding 4Fe-4S dicluster domain-containing protein — protein sequence MTETSQTSRPGRSPLVDQRFDVPVTIDESRCIEGCNLCVEVCPLDALAIDPETNKAYMAVDECWYCGPCADRCPTDAVTVNIPYLLR from the coding sequence ATGACCGAGACGTCTCAGACCAGCCGGCCCGGCCGCTCGCCCTTGGTCGACCAGCGCTTCGACGTGCCGGTGACCATCGACGAGTCCCGCTGCATCGAGGGCTGCAACCTCTGCGTGGAGGTGTGCCCGCTGGACGCCCTGGCGATCGACCCGGAGACCAACAAGGCCTACATGGCCGTCGACGAGTGCTGGTACTGCGGCCCCTGCGCCGACCGGTGCCCCACCGACGCCGTGACCGTGAACATCCCCTACCTGCTGCGCTGA
- a CDS encoding ABC transporter substrate-binding protein, with product MRERGFLEKRLAEVGDYQVRWADYDTGAPITAQMLAGKIDIGSMGDYPLLINGSRAGTGDRGTTMIAVTGWNPRGALNGVVVGADSPVSTLEDLEGKSISASVGSAGHGTLVQALDRAGIDPETAVSVENQDPGVGASALQAGSVDAVAQFVAWPGYLAWRDDARLVYDGGELEVPTLHGTVVRKEVAREEPEVVRAFLKAQLDATEYLHENPVEAAQIVADETGLPPEVVYLYNGRGGVSSFDATIKDEQVEALTQDVPFLRSIGVVERPLDVDAFVDDTALREAYGDSYDRDAASTANPAPIEGRDATCDRKVTDPATAGELWVQGEDDTRPAADPTCLVRAVAELDDGERLRAAYLPDAQTGTRWFADRMLWLRDGEELLPFATEQSRSEYAADNPGASELTWDQAVATQAGGGAS from the coding sequence CTGCGCGAGCGCGGCTTCCTGGAGAAGCGGCTCGCCGAGGTGGGGGACTACCAGGTCCGCTGGGCCGACTACGACACCGGCGCGCCCATCACCGCCCAGATGCTCGCCGGCAAGATCGACATCGGCTCCATGGGCGACTACCCGCTGCTGATCAACGGCTCCCGCGCGGGGACCGGCGACCGCGGCACCACCATGATCGCCGTGACCGGCTGGAACCCCCGCGGCGCCCTCAACGGCGTCGTCGTGGGGGCGGACTCACCCGTCTCGACGCTGGAGGACCTCGAGGGGAAGAGCATCTCAGCGAGCGTCGGCTCAGCCGGTCACGGCACCCTCGTCCAGGCCCTCGACCGGGCCGGGATCGACCCCGAGACCGCGGTGTCGGTGGAGAACCAGGACCCCGGCGTGGGCGCCTCGGCGCTGCAGGCGGGCTCGGTCGACGCGGTCGCCCAGTTCGTCGCGTGGCCCGGCTACCTCGCCTGGCGCGACGACGCGCGGCTGGTCTACGACGGCGGGGAGCTCGAGGTGCCCACCCTGCACGGCACGGTGGTGCGCAAGGAGGTCGCCCGTGAGGAGCCGGAGGTCGTCCGGGCCTTCCTCAAGGCGCAGCTCGACGCCACGGAGTACCTCCACGAGAACCCGGTCGAGGCCGCGCAGATCGTCGCCGACGAGACCGGGCTGCCGCCCGAGGTCGTCTACCTCTACAACGGCCGGGGCGGCGTCTCCTCCTTCGACGCCACGATCAAGGACGAGCAGGTCGAGGCGCTGACCCAGGACGTGCCGTTCCTGAGGTCGATCGGCGTGGTCGAGCGCCCGCTCGACGTCGATGCCTTCGTCGACGACACCGCGCTGCGGGAGGCGTACGGCGACTCCTACGACCGCGACGCCGCCTCGACCGCCAACCCGGCGCCGATCGAGGGCCGCGACGCCACCTGCGACCGGAAGGTGACCGACCCGGCCACCGCCGGCGAGCTGTGGGTGCAGGGCGAGGACGACACCCGCCCGGCGGCCGACCCGACCTGCCTGGTGCGGGCCGTGGCCGAGCTCGACGACGGTGAGCGGCTGCGGGCCGCCTACCTGCCCGACGCGCAGACCGGCACCCGCTGGTTCGCCGACCGGATGCTCTGGCTGCGCGACGGCGAGGAGCTGCTGCCCTTCGCCACCGAGCAGAGCCGCAGCGAGTACGCCGCCGACAACCCCGGCGCGAGCGAGCTGACCTGGGACCAGGCGGTCGCGACCCAGGCCGGCGGGGGCGCGTCGTGA
- a CDS encoding ABC transporter permease translates to MTAVQERTDAGASVEQVDAPPALVRRRRRTRPVDWVLRAASLAAAVLLWWLLTTYDVVAWLRFDQIPGPGEVFDAFGSQLGTPLYWQDLAQSLVRILSGFAIASVAGIGLGIALARSRVAADLLQPLLEVVRPIPAIALVPVAILLFPTNEQGIVFITSTAAFFPILVSTRHAVRALPTVWEDALRTMGANRRQVLRAVILPGIVPGIFGGLSVGMGVAWICVISAEMISGDFGLGYRTWQAYTIVDYPDVLVGMVSIGAIGWLTSAGVELLGRRLTRWLASEQRSAA, encoded by the coding sequence GTGACCGCCGTCCAGGAGCGCACCGACGCCGGAGCCTCGGTCGAGCAGGTCGACGCGCCGCCCGCCCTGGTGCGGCGGAGGCGCCGTACCCGACCCGTCGACTGGGTGCTGCGCGCCGCCTCGCTCGCCGCCGCCGTCCTGCTGTGGTGGCTGCTGACGACCTACGACGTCGTCGCCTGGCTGCGCTTCGACCAGATCCCCGGCCCCGGCGAGGTCTTCGACGCCTTCGGCAGCCAGCTGGGCACGCCGCTGTACTGGCAGGACCTCGCGCAGAGCCTGGTGCGGATCCTCAGCGGCTTCGCCATCGCGTCGGTGGCCGGCATCGGGCTCGGCATCGCCCTGGCCAGGTCCCGGGTGGCCGCGGACCTGCTGCAGCCGCTGCTGGAGGTGGTCCGCCCCATCCCCGCGATCGCGCTGGTCCCCGTGGCGATCCTGCTCTTCCCGACCAACGAGCAGGGGATCGTGTTCATCACCTCCACCGCGGCGTTCTTCCCGATCCTGGTGAGCACCCGGCACGCGGTCCGTGCGCTGCCGACGGTGTGGGAGGACGCGCTGCGCACGATGGGCGCCAACCGCCGCCAGGTGCTGCGCGCGGTGATCCTGCCCGGCATCGTCCCGGGGATCTTCGGCGGGCTGTCGGTCGGCATGGGCGTGGCGTGGATCTGCGTGATCTCCGCGGAGATGATCTCCGGCGACTTCGGCCTGGGCTACCGCACGTGGCAGGCCTACACGATCGTCGACTATCCCGACGTGCTGGTCGGCATGGTGTCGATCGGCGCCATCGGCTGGCTCACCTCCGCCGGCGTCGAGCTGCTCGGCCGCCGGCTCACCCGGTGGCTGGCCTCGGAGCAGAGGAGCGCGGCATGA
- a CDS encoding ABC transporter ATP-binding protein → MSTTEVHPSALRATGVTLGYAGEAVVEGVDLEVPAGQILVVLGHSGCGKSTLLRAIAGLIHPISGEIVAGDQRVTGPDADRALVFQEDALLPWRSAHRNVELPLTVRGVGRRERRERATEWLERVGLSRYADRLPGQLSGGMRQRVQLARALAGAPGLICMDEPFGALDAQTRASMQQLLVEAWQASGCTVVFVTHDVDEALRIADRIVVLGRRGVVAEHPVAHPRDPDRAPGAAVRAEILAALSLTQSLAPAPDRDPAPQTRKDVA, encoded by the coding sequence ATGAGCACGACCGAGGTCCACCCGTCCGCGCTGCGCGCCACGGGGGTGACGCTGGGGTACGCCGGCGAGGCCGTCGTCGAGGGCGTCGACCTGGAGGTGCCCGCGGGGCAGATCCTGGTCGTGCTCGGGCACTCCGGCTGCGGCAAGTCGACGCTGCTGCGGGCGATCGCCGGGCTGATCCACCCGATCTCCGGCGAGATCGTCGCCGGGGACCAGCGGGTCACCGGGCCCGACGCCGACCGTGCCCTAGTCTTCCAGGAGGACGCGCTGCTGCCGTGGCGCTCGGCCCACCGCAACGTCGAGCTGCCGCTCACGGTCCGTGGTGTCGGGCGCCGGGAGCGGCGGGAGCGCGCCACGGAGTGGCTGGAGCGGGTCGGCCTGTCCCGCTACGCCGACCGGCTGCCCGGCCAGCTCTCCGGCGGGATGCGGCAGCGGGTCCAGCTCGCCCGCGCGCTCGCCGGGGCTCCCGGGCTGATCTGCATGGACGAGCCGTTCGGCGCGCTGGACGCCCAGACCCGCGCCTCCATGCAGCAGCTGCTCGTCGAGGCGTGGCAGGCCTCGGGCTGCACGGTCGTCTTCGTCACCCACGACGTGGACGAGGCGCTGCGGATCGCCGACCGGATCGTGGTCCTCGGGCGCCGCGGCGTGGTCGCGGAGCACCCGGTCGCCCACCCGCGCGACCCGGACCGGGCCCCGGGCGCCGCCGTACGCGCCGAGATCCTCGCCGCCCTCAGCCTCACCCAGTCCCTGGCCCCCGCCCCCGACCGAGACCCCGCCCCGCAGACCCGGAAGGACGTCGCGTGA